One window from the genome of Breoghania sp. L-A4 encodes:
- a CDS encoding phosphotransferase family protein produces the protein MPGFRGPLRAEKFAGGQSNPTFRIEAESGTYVLRRKPPGKLLKSAHAVDREFRVMTALRGTEVPVADPLHLCEDDDVIGSMFYLMSYKSGRVFWDPALPELQREERATVYDEMNRVLAALHSVDVEAVGLSDFGKPGSYFARQVSRWGRQYRDSETGAIPDMDALIAWVEANVPDDDGRVALVHGDFRIDNLIFAPDAPKIIAVVDWELSTLGHPFSDLAYQCMQWRLPHDGLFRGLDGVDRAALGLPTEEAYVALYCERMGLSGIDDWTFCLAFSFFRLAAILQGVKKRALDGNASNPERALEMGTLVPELARMGGRLIGSGG, from the coding sequence GTGCCCGGCTTTCGCGGACCGCTGCGGGCGGAGAAATTCGCCGGCGGCCAGTCCAATCCCACCTTCCGCATCGAGGCGGAGAGCGGCACCTACGTGCTGCGCCGCAAGCCTCCGGGCAAGCTCTTGAAATCCGCCCATGCGGTGGACCGCGAGTTCCGCGTGATGACCGCGCTGCGCGGCACCGAGGTGCCCGTCGCCGATCCCCTGCACCTGTGCGAGGACGACGATGTCATCGGCTCGATGTTCTATCTGATGTCGTACAAGTCGGGCCGTGTGTTCTGGGACCCCGCCCTGCCGGAGCTGCAGCGCGAGGAGCGCGCCACCGTCTATGACGAGATGAACCGGGTGCTCGCCGCTCTCCACTCGGTCGATGTCGAGGCCGTGGGGCTATCGGATTTCGGCAAGCCGGGCAGCTATTTCGCCCGCCAGGTGTCGCGCTGGGGACGCCAGTACCGTGACAGCGAGACCGGGGCGATTCCCGACATGGATGCGCTGATTGCCTGGGTCGAAGCCAATGTGCCAGACGACGACGGCCGCGTGGCGCTGGTGCATGGCGATTTCCGCATCGACAATCTGATCTTTGCGCCGGACGCGCCGAAAATCATCGCCGTGGTCGACTGGGAACTCTCGACGCTCGGCCATCCGTTTTCGGATCTTGCCTATCAGTGCATGCAGTGGCGGCTGCCGCACGACGGGCTGTTTCGCGGGCTCGACGGGGTCGACCGCGCCGCCCTCGGCCTGCCGACCGAAGAGGCTTATGTGGCGCTTTATTGCGAGCGCATGGGGCTGTCGGGCATCGACGACTGGACCTTCTGTCTGGCGTTTTCCTTCTTCCGTCTCGCCGCCATCCTGCAAGGCGTGAAGAAGCGCGCGCTGGACGGCAACGCGTCGAATCCGGAGCGGGCCTTGGAAATGGGCACGCTGGTGCCGGAGCTGGCGCGCATGGGCGGGCGGCTGATCGGGAGCGGCGGATGA
- a CDS encoding glycoside hydrolase family 15 protein — MFRPIALARRVEPLCGRPRIAVRVRPRFDYGRTPATVTFGSNHLRYMDDDLVLRLSTNAPITYIRHETTFSLDRPLSFYLGPDESLSDHPNTLLRSFEEKTTDYWRHWTRRLGLPMEWQEAVIRAAITLKLCTFEETGAIVAAMTTSVPEAADSGRNWDYRFCWLRDAFFVVRALNSLSEMETMENYLRYLTNVTAMMDGDHLKPVYGIGLESDLKETIIDMPGYRGMGPVRVGNQAHEHFQHDVYGNVVLGAIQAFFDQRLLHSFGAEEFTRLEDSGERAYALYASADAGMWELRTRARIHTSSSLMCWAACDRLAKAASHLGLAERAAHWRGRAKEIHAVICERAWNDKLNSFVESFEGTDVDASLLLMAEVGFLRATDPRFIATVDRIGERLRRGNFLFRYAAADDFGTPETAFNICTFWYIDALARIGRKDEAREIYESMLACRNHVGLLSEDIDPATGELWGNFPQTYSMVGIINGAMRLSSGWETVI; from the coding sequence ATGTTTCGTCCCATCGCTCTCGCGCGGCGGGTGGAGCCGCTCTGCGGCCGGCCTCGCATCGCGGTGCGCGTGCGTCCGCGGTTCGACTACGGGCGCACGCCGGCGACCGTGACCTTCGGCTCCAATCATCTGCGTTACATGGATGACGATCTGGTGCTGCGTCTGTCGACCAATGCGCCGATCACCTACATCCGGCATGAGACGACGTTCTCGCTCGACCGGCCGTTGTCGTTCTACCTGGGGCCGGACGAGTCGCTGTCGGATCACCCCAACACCCTGTTGCGCTCGTTCGAGGAAAAGACCACGGACTACTGGCGCCACTGGACCCGCAGGCTCGGTCTGCCGATGGAATGGCAGGAAGCGGTGATCCGGGCCGCGATCACACTGAAACTCTGCACCTTCGAGGAAACCGGCGCGATCGTTGCCGCCATGACGACTTCGGTGCCCGAGGCCGCCGATTCCGGCCGGAACTGGGACTACCGCTTCTGCTGGCTGCGCGATGCCTTCTTCGTCGTGCGCGCGCTCAATTCGCTCTCCGAAATGGAGACGATGGAGAACTATCTGCGCTATCTGACAAATGTGACCGCGATGATGGACGGCGATCATCTCAAGCCGGTCTATGGGATCGGTCTGGAAAGCGATCTGAAAGAAACCATCATCGACATGCCGGGCTACAGGGGCATGGGTCCGGTCAGGGTCGGCAACCAGGCGCATGAGCATTTCCAGCACGATGTCTACGGCAACGTGGTCCTTGGCGCGATCCAGGCCTTCTTCGACCAGCGGCTTCTGCACAGCTTCGGCGCGGAGGAATTCACCCGGCTGGAAGATTCCGGAGAGCGCGCCTACGCGCTGTATGCCTCCGCGGATGCCGGCATGTGGGAACTGCGAACCCGGGCGCGGATCCACACGTCTTCCTCACTGATGTGCTGGGCGGCCTGCGACCGGCTTGCCAAGGCGGCGTCGCATCTGGGGCTCGCCGAGCGCGCCGCGCACTGGCGCGGGCGGGCAAAGGAGATCCATGCAGTGATTTGCGAGCGCGCATGGAACGACAAGCTGAATTCATTCGTTGAAAGTTTCGAGGGCACGGACGTCGACGCCAGTCTTTTGCTCATGGCCGAGGTCGGTTTCCTGCGCGCGACCGATCCACGCTTCATTGCGACGGTCGATCGCATTGGAGAGCGCTTGCGGCGCGGGAACTTTCTGTTCCGCTACGCGGCGGCGGACGATTTCGGCACGCCGGAGACCGCCTTCAACATCTGCACCTTCTGGTACATCGACGCCCTGGCGCGGATCGGCCGCAAGGATGAAGCGCGCGAGATTTATGAATCGATGTTGGCGTGCCGGAATCACGTGGGGCTGCTGTCGGAAGACATTGATCCGGCCACCGGGGAGCTGTGGGGCAATTTCCCGCAGACCTATTCGATGGTGGGAATCATCAATGGCGCGATGCGCCTGAGTTCCGGGTGGGAGACGGTGATCTAG
- a CDS encoding LysR family transcriptional regulator codes for MTPSFPKCRLRIVLAPGVAFGPGKADLLQGLAETGSIRAAGSRLGMSYKRAWNLVGALNRDFAEPLVTTEKGGAGGGGGARLTPLGHELLERFRRIEAVMLEAGGADLSVLQGAVKSPLDGAGEEK; via the coding sequence ATGACACCCTCGTTTCCCAAATGCCGCCTTCGCATCGTGCTGGCGCCGGGCGTGGCCTTCGGGCCGGGCAAGGCGGACCTGCTGCAAGGCCTTGCCGAGACCGGCTCCATTCGCGCCGCCGGAAGCCGCCTGGGTATGAGTTACAAGCGCGCCTGGAACCTCGTCGGCGCGCTCAACCGCGATTTCGCAGAGCCGCTGGTGACCACCGAGAAGGGCGGTGCGGGCGGTGGCGGCGGCGCGCGGCTGACGCCGCTTGGACATGAGCTTCTGGAGCGGTTTCGCCGCATCGAGGCGGTGATGCTGGAGGCGGGCGGTGCGGACCTCTCGGTGCTTCAGGGCGCTGTCAAATCACCGCTTGACGGTGCGGGGGAGGAAAAATAG
- a CDS encoding trehalose-6-phosphate synthase, producing MTRLVVVSNRVGPLRDTGKAGGLAVGLVDALKQRGGLWFGWSGRISEEGTFGVLHNEGEGSVELATIDLTQQDYDEFYAGYANRALWPALHYRLDLVENERHFEDGYRRVNQRFATRLKALLRADDILWVHDYHFIPLGGCLRAMGVENPIGYFLHVPFPGPDVLTALRNANSLVRELLAYDLVGFQTAGDCGNFRRYVREELGGGMREGGLVEGFARKTVARAYPIGIDTAGFAEFAGSPIAKRHQQRLARAMGGQPLIIGVDRLDYTKGIPQRLNAFARLLEDYPEHRGHVSFMQIAPLSRSELDAYADIRRELTELTGAINARFSDMDWTPVRLMFRSFARMALAGIYRESRIGLVTPLRDGMNLVAKEFVAAQDPDDPGVLILSRFAGAAEELKEALIVNPFAEEEVVEALQRALRMKPDERKQRWKALFGRLATNDANAWSRRFLADLAGTTDGQLVA from the coding sequence ATGACGCGGCTTGTCGTTGTTTCCAATCGTGTGGGCCCGCTGAGGGACACCGGAAAGGCCGGCGGCCTCGCCGTCGGACTCGTGGATGCGCTAAAGCAAAGGGGCGGACTATGGTTCGGCTGGAGCGGGCGGATATCCGAGGAAGGGACCTTCGGCGTGCTTCACAATGAGGGCGAAGGCAGCGTGGAGCTGGCCACCATCGACCTCACCCAACAGGATTACGACGAGTTTTACGCTGGCTACGCCAACCGGGCGCTTTGGCCGGCGCTGCATTACCGGCTCGATCTGGTGGAGAATGAGCGTCATTTCGAAGACGGATATCGCCGCGTCAACCAGCGTTTCGCCACACGGCTGAAAGCGCTGCTAAGGGCCGATGACATTCTGTGGGTTCACGACTATCACTTCATTCCGCTGGGGGGCTGCCTGCGTGCCATGGGGGTCGAGAACCCGATTGGCTATTTCCTGCATGTGCCGTTCCCGGGACCGGATGTGCTCACGGCGCTGCGCAATGCCAATTCCCTGGTGCGCGAGCTGCTCGCCTATGATCTCGTCGGCTTCCAGACGGCTGGGGATTGCGGCAATTTCCGCCGCTACGTTCGCGAAGAGCTCGGCGGCGGCATGCGCGAGGGTGGCCTGGTCGAGGGATTTGCGCGCAAGACGGTTGCGCGCGCCTATCCCATCGGCATCGATACGGCGGGTTTCGCCGAATTCGCCGGTTCCCCCATTGCCAAGCGGCACCAGCAGCGCCTGGCGCGCGCGATGGGCGGCCAGCCGCTGATCATCGGGGTCGACCGGCTCGACTATACCAAAGGCATCCCCCAGCGGCTCAACGCCTTCGCCCGCTTGCTCGAGGATTATCCCGAGCATCGCGGCCATGTTTCCTTCATGCAGATCGCGCCGTTGTCGCGCTCCGAGCTTGACGCCTACGCCGACATCCGGCGGGAACTCACCGAGCTTACGGGCGCCATCAACGCGCGCTTTTCCGACATGGACTGGACGCCGGTCAGACTCATGTTCCGTTCGTTTGCGCGCATGGCGCTCGCCGGCATCTACCGGGAAAGCCGCATCGGCCTTGTCACGCCTTTGCGCGACGGCATGAACCTGGTCGCCAAGGAATTCGTCGCGGCCCAGGATCCGGACGATCCCGGCGTTCTCATCCTGTCGCGTTTCGCGGGTGCGGCGGAGGAGCTGAAGGAAGCTCTGATCGTCAACCCGTTCGCCGAGGAGGAAGTGGTCGAGGCCCTCCAACGGGCGTTGCGCATGAAGCCGGACGAACGCAAGCAGCGCTGGAAAGCGCTTTTCGGCCGGCTGGCGACAAATGACGCCAACGCCTGGAGCCGGCGTTTTCTTGCTGACCTCGCGGGGACGACGGACGGCCAGCTGGTGGCGTGA
- a CDS encoding glucose 1-dehydrogenase, which yields MSGGSCDGRYSGKTVLLTGAAGGFGRAAALRFASEGAALFLSDLDEAGLADTVALLPEGAQARATRCDVADEASVAAMVDDALAAFGRIDVAVNNAGIAHRHAKIADTDLQTFDRMLAVNLRGVFLCLRAELNAMKARGGVILNVSSVAGVLGAPLLGAYAASKHGVIGLTKTAAAEAARDNIRVNALCPSYADTAMLTDLTVTMRGTHEDATARLVRGIPMQRLVTATEVAAAMAWLCCDENSFMTGHAVRLDGGGTAV from the coding sequence ATGAGCGGTGGATCATGTGATGGGCGCTATTCTGGCAAGACCGTCCTGCTGACGGGAGCGGCCGGTGGTTTCGGCCGCGCCGCGGCGTTGCGTTTCGCCTCCGAAGGGGCCGCGCTGTTCCTCTCGGATCTCGACGAGGCCGGGCTCGCGGACACGGTGGCGTTGCTGCCCGAGGGCGCGCAGGCGCGCGCCACCCGTTGCGATGTGGCGGATGAGGCCAGCGTCGCGGCGATGGTCGACGATGCGCTTGCGGCCTTCGGCCGCATCGATGTCGCCGTCAACAACGCGGGCATCGCCCATCGGCATGCGAAGATCGCCGACACGGATCTTCAGACCTTCGATCGCATGCTGGCGGTCAACCTGCGCGGGGTGTTTCTGTGCCTGCGCGCGGAACTCAACGCCATGAAGGCGCGTGGCGGCGTCATCCTCAATGTGTCCTCCGTCGCGGGCGTGCTCGGTGCGCCGCTGCTGGGCGCTTATGCGGCCTCCAAGCATGGCGTCATCGGCCTGACGAAGACGGCCGCCGCCGAGGCCGCGCGCGACAACATCCGCGTCAACGCGCTGTGTCCATCATATGCCGACACCGCCATGCTCACCGATCTCACGGTCACCATGCGCGGCACCCATGAGGACGCGACCGCCCGGCTGGTGCGCGGCATTCCGATGCAGCGGCTCGTGACCGCCACGGAGGTCGCCGCCGCCATGGCCTGGCTGTGCTGCGATGAAAACAGCTTCATGACCGGGCACGCCGTGCGGCTGGACGGCGGCGGCACGGCGGTTTAG
- the modA gene encoding molybdate ABC transporter substrate-binding protein — protein sequence MKFCVRPLIRALLVGAAAAACTLAASMSAHAAETPVVFAAASLKNAMEDIGARYQAKTGTSFVFSFAASSALARQIEAGAPADVYVSANVDWMDYLEQRGLIDASCRVIVAGNTLVVVAPRDRAEPLDLASAEAVMARLGDGRLSLGDPDHVPAGRYAQSALQATGLWPRVADHLARGDNVRVALALVARGEAPLGVVYGSDAAIEPDVAVVAQFADTTHAPIAYPAAPVAASQHKDFALDFVAFLLSPGAREAFADAGLKPVD from the coding sequence ATGAAATTCTGTGTCCGTCCCCTGATCCGCGCCCTGCTGGTGGGCGCGGCCGCCGCCGCCTGCACGCTTGCCGCGAGCATGAGCGCGCACGCGGCCGAGACGCCGGTGGTCTTCGCCGCCGCCAGCCTGAAGAACGCCATGGAGGACATCGGCGCGCGCTATCAAGCGAAGACGGGGACGAGCTTCGTCTTTTCCTTCGCCGCAAGCTCGGCGCTGGCGCGGCAGATCGAGGCGGGCGCTCCGGCCGACGTCTATGTCTCGGCCAATGTGGACTGGATGGATTATCTCGAGCAGCGCGGATTGATCGATGCCTCCTGCCGGGTCATTGTTGCCGGCAACACGCTGGTCGTCGTGGCTCCCAGGGACCGGGCCGAGCCGCTCGATCTGGCAAGCGCCGAGGCGGTGATGGCGCGGCTGGGCGACGGCCGGTTGTCGCTGGGCGATCCGGATCACGTGCCCGCGGGCCGTTATGCGCAATCCGCGCTGCAGGCCACCGGCCTGTGGCCGCGCGTTGCGGACCATCTTGCGCGCGGCGACAACGTGCGCGTGGCCCTGGCGCTGGTGGCGCGCGGTGAGGCGCCGCTCGGCGTGGTCTACGGCTCGGACGCGGCGATCGAGCCCGATGTCGCCGTGGTCGCCCAATTTGCGGACACCACCCATGCGCCGATCGCCTATCCCGCCGCTCCCGTGGCGGCCTCGCAACACAAGGATTTCGCGTTGGATTTCGTCGCCTTTCTCCTGTCCCCCGGCGCGCGCGAAGCCTTCGCCGACGCCGGCCTGAAGCCCGTGGACTAG
- a CDS encoding Lrp/AsnC family transcriptional regulator: MIASLDGFDIKLLALLQRDAALTNQQVGERIGLSASQVSRRRARLEADGIIRRIRAELSSDALGLMVTAFIGVTLNAHSRNNSRRFRDLIQAMDSVQEAHALTGEMDYLIKITVADLKTLARVINDDLLAHEAVQNVHSSVVLETIRDDNALPLG; the protein is encoded by the coding sequence ATGATTGCCTCTCTCGACGGTTTTGACATCAAACTGCTTGCATTGCTTCAACGCGATGCGGCGCTCACCAACCAGCAGGTGGGCGAGCGCATCGGCCTGTCCGCCTCCCAGGTCTCGCGCCGCCGGGCGCGGCTGGAGGCCGACGGCATCATCCGCCGCATCCGCGCCGAACTCTCGTCTGACGCCCTGGGGCTGATGGTCACCGCCTTCATCGGCGTGACGCTGAATGCGCACTCGCGCAACAACTCCCGCCGCTTCCGCGATCTCATCCAGGCCATGGACAGCGTCCAGGAGGCGCATGCGCTCACCGGCGAGATGGACTATCTGATCAAGATCACGGTTGCGGATCTCAAGACCCTGGCCCGCGTCATCAACGACGATCTGCTGGCCCATGAGGCGGTGCAGAACGTGCATTCCTCGGTGGTTTTGGAAACCATCCGCGACGACAACGCCCTGCCGCTGGGGTGA
- the otsB gene encoding trehalose-phosphatase, with the protein MGSPPLLAPNAALFLDFDGTLVDIAPTPASIHIPEKLSSLLEDLIAAFDGAVALITGRPLSEVDGFLAPLKLPAAGLHGLERRMESDEAIERVETGPELNTLRERIAGARLLDDAVQLEDKGLALAVHYRQAPERGPDIAAGLAAASADLPSLHMIHGKMVVELKSGAQDKGRALAAFMELVPFAGRYPVFVGDDVTDEDGFAAAARLGGFGVKVGAGETCAAYRLAGIEAVRGWLESAVRHVGRLEASQPYPLDKDHKMDVKP; encoded by the coding sequence ATGGGTTCTCCGCCTCTGCTTGCACCCAATGCCGCGTTGTTTCTCGATTTCGACGGAACCTTGGTCGACATCGCACCGACGCCTGCAAGCATTCACATTCCTGAAAAATTGTCTTCGTTGCTGGAGGACCTGATCGCGGCGTTCGACGGTGCGGTCGCGTTGATCACGGGGCGTCCGTTGAGCGAAGTCGACGGCTTTCTTGCGCCTCTCAAATTGCCCGCCGCCGGTCTGCACGGATTGGAGCGGCGAATGGAGTCGGACGAGGCTATCGAGAGGGTTGAAACCGGTCCCGAGCTGAACACGCTGCGCGAACGCATCGCGGGAGCCAGACTGCTCGATGATGCCGTGCAGCTTGAGGACAAGGGGCTGGCGCTCGCCGTGCACTATCGTCAGGCGCCGGAGCGCGGACCGGATATCGCCGCCGGCCTCGCCGCCGCCAGCGCTGACCTGCCGAGCCTGCACATGATCCACGGCAAGATGGTCGTCGAATTGAAATCCGGTGCCCAGGACAAGGGTCGGGCGCTGGCCGCCTTCATGGAACTGGTTCCCTTCGCGGGGCGTTATCCCGTTTTCGTGGGCGACGACGTCACGGATGAAGACGGATTCGCGGCCGCCGCGCGGCTGGGAGGCTTCGGCGTGAAGGTGGGCGCGGGGGAGACCTGCGCTGCATATCGGCTGGCCGGTATCGAAGCGGTGCGGGGCTGGCTGGAAAGCGCCGTCCGCCACGTCGGTCGCCTGGAAGCGTCACAACCCTACCCCCTGGACAAGGACCACAAAATGGATGTGAAACCTTGA
- the hppD gene encoding 4-hydroxyphenylpyruvate dioxygenase, translating to MGPFPHDAPVATITENNPAGTDGFEFVEFASPEAEKLDALFRKMGYVPVARHKSKAITLYRQGDITYVLNAEPGSHAMRFVDEHGPCAASMAWRVVDAQHAFDHAVSKGATPYLADDKALDVPAIVGIGGSLLYFVETYGEKGSAYDADFEWLGARDPKPEGVGFYYLDHLTHNVYRGNMDTWWDFYRELFGFTQIHYFDIDGRITGLVSRAITSPCGKIRIPLNESKDETSQIVEYLKRYNGEGIQHIAVGTDAIYDATDRLADNGLKFMPGPPEVYYEKSKTRVAGHDEPIDKLKKHGILIDGEGVVNGGMTKILLQIFSKTVIGPIFFEFIQRKGDEGFGEGNFRALFESIEEDQIRRGVISVDAAE from the coding sequence ATGGGACCGTTTCCGCACGACGCGCCTGTCGCGACCATCACTGAGAACAACCCGGCCGGCACCGACGGTTTCGAATTCGTGGAATTCGCCAGCCCCGAGGCCGAAAAGCTCGACGCGCTGTTCCGCAAGATGGGCTATGTGCCGGTGGCCAGGCACAAGAGCAAGGCGATCACGCTCTACCGCCAGGGCGACATCACCTATGTGCTGAACGCGGAACCCGGCTCCCACGCCATGCGCTTCGTCGACGAGCACGGCCCGTGTGCCGCGTCGATGGCCTGGCGCGTGGTCGACGCGCAGCACGCTTTCGATCACGCGGTCTCCAAGGGCGCGACGCCCTATCTGGCCGACGACAAGGCGCTGGATGTGCCGGCGATCGTCGGCATCGGCGGCTCGCTTTTGTATTTCGTCGAGACCTATGGCGAGAAGGGCTCGGCCTATGACGCCGACTTCGAATGGCTGGGCGCGCGCGATCCCAAGCCGGAAGGCGTGGGCTTCTATTATCTCGATCACCTGACCCACAACGTCTATCGCGGCAACATGGACACCTGGTGGGATTTCTACCGCGAGCTCTTCGGCTTCACCCAGATCCACTATTTCGATATCGACGGCCGCATCACCGGCCTGGTCAGCCGGGCGATCACCTCGCCCTGCGGCAAGATCCGCATCCCGCTCAACGAATCCAAGGACGAGACCAGCCAGATCGTCGAATACCTGAAGAGATACAACGGCGAGGGCATCCAGCACATCGCGGTGGGCACCGATGCGATCTACGACGCCACCGACCGGCTTGCCGACAACGGGCTGAAATTCATGCCCGGCCCGCCGGAGGTCTACTACGAGAAGAGCAAGACCCGCGTCGCGGGCCACGATGAGCCCATCGACAAGCTCAAGAAGCACGGCATCCTGATCGACGGCGAGGGCGTGGTGAACGGCGGCATGACGAAAATCCTGCTGCAGATCTTCTCCAAGACCGTGATCGGGCCGATCTTCTTCGAGTTCATCCAGCGCAAGGGCGACGAGGGCTTTGGCGAGGGCAACTTCCGCGCGCTGTTCGAGAGCATCGAGGAAGACCAGATCCGCCGCGGCGTCATCAGCGTGGATGCGGCGGAGTAG
- a CDS encoding GMC family oxidoreductase N-terminal domain-containing protein, with product MGSWDYIIVGAGSAGCVLANRLSADPSVKVLLLEAGGRDNYIWIHIPVGYLYCMGNPRTDWGFHTQPEPGLNGRALMYPRGRVLGGCSSINGMIYMRGQARDYDHWRQLGNAGWSWDDVLPYFRKSEDHYRWDDACHARGGEWRVEEQRLSWDVLDTFREACAEVGIPRTDDFNSGDNFGSSYFQVNQRRGVRWNTAKAFLKPAKNRPNLRVVTHAQAQSLIIEEGRAAGVSLKLRSEDAVARCEGEVIVSSGAIGSPQLLELSGIGDPARLKQHGINVTHALPGVGENLQDHLQIRTIYKVQNAVTLNQRAGTLFGKAKIALEYALNRSGPMSMAPSQLGVFARTDETQESANVEYHVQPLSLDKFGDPLHAFPAITASVCNLRPESRGGVHIGSSDPHAHPEIRPNYLATAGDRRVAADSIRLTRKIMGAPAMAKHAPQEHLPGPSVESDEDLARAAGDIGTTIFHPVGTCKMGDDPMAVVDSRLRLHGLAGLRVVDASVMPTITSGNTNSPTIMIAEKAAAMIIEDRRG from the coding sequence CTGGGCAGCTGGGACTACATCATCGTCGGCGCGGGATCCGCCGGCTGCGTGCTGGCCAACCGGCTCTCCGCCGACCCGTCGGTCAAGGTCTTGCTGCTGGAGGCGGGCGGGCGCGACAACTACATCTGGATCCACATTCCCGTCGGCTATCTCTATTGCATGGGCAACCCGCGTACCGACTGGGGGTTTCACACCCAGCCCGAGCCGGGGCTCAACGGCCGCGCCCTGATGTATCCGCGCGGCCGGGTGCTCGGCGGCTGCTCTTCGATCAACGGCATGATCTACATGCGCGGCCAGGCGCGCGACTACGACCACTGGCGCCAGCTCGGCAATGCCGGCTGGAGCTGGGACGACGTGCTGCCCTATTTCCGCAAGTCCGAGGATCACTACCGCTGGGACGACGCTTGCCACGCGCGCGGCGGCGAGTGGCGGGTCGAGGAGCAGCGGCTGTCGTGGGATGTGCTGGACACGTTCCGCGAGGCTTGCGCCGAGGTGGGCATTCCGCGCACGGACGATTTCAATTCCGGCGACAATTTCGGCTCCAGCTACTTTCAGGTCAACCAGCGCCGCGGCGTGCGCTGGAACACCGCCAAGGCGTTTCTGAAGCCGGCAAAGAACCGGCCCAATCTGCGCGTCGTCACCCATGCCCAGGCGCAGAGCCTGATCATTGAGGAGGGCCGCGCGGCGGGCGTGTCGCTGAAGCTGCGCAGCGAGGACGCGGTCGCGCGCTGCGAGGGCGAAGTCATCGTCTCCAGCGGCGCCATCGGCTCGCCGCAGCTCCTGGAACTCTCCGGCATCGGCGATCCGGCGCGGCTCAAGCAACACGGAATCAATGTCACCCACGCGCTGCCGGGCGTCGGCGAGAACCTGCAGGACCATTTGCAGATCCGCACCATCTACAAGGTGCAGAACGCGGTGACGCTGAACCAGCGCGCCGGTACATTGTTCGGCAAGGCGAAGATCGCGCTGGAATATGCGCTCAACCGCTCCGGCCCCATGTCCATGGCGCCGAGCCAGCTCGGCGTCTTCGCCAGGACCGATGAGACGCAGGAGAGCGCCAACGTGGAATATCACGTGCAGCCGCTGTCGCTCGACAAGTTCGGCGATCCGCTGCACGCCTTTCCCGCGATCACCGCCAGCGTGTGCAACCTGCGGCCCGAAAGCCGCGGCGGCGTGCACATCGGCTCAAGCGATCCCCATGCGCACCCGGAGATCCGCCCCAACTATCTCGCCACTGCCGGCGACCGGCGGGTTGCGGCCGATTCCATCCGGCTCACGCGCAAGATCATGGGTGCGCCCGCCATGGCGAAACACGCGCCGCAGGAGCATCTGCCGGGACCGTCGGTTGAATCGGACGAGGATCTGGCCAGGGCCGCCGGCGACATCGGTACGACGATCTTTCACCCCGTCGGCACCTGCAAGATGGGCGACGATCCCATGGCCGTGGTCGACAGCCGGCTCCGCTTGCACGGGCTCGCGGGCCTGCGCGTCGTCGACGCCTCGGTGATGCCGACGATCACCTCCGGCAACACCAATTCCCCCACCATCATGATCGCCGAAAAGGCCGCCGCCATGATCATCGAGGACCGCAGGGGATAG